In the genome of Fibrobacter sp. UWR3, the window GACACCGTGGGTCCGACCATCGGTGCAGAACTCCGCTTCAACGCTATCTTGTCCGTAATCCTCGCCTGGCTCGGAATCCTGCTCTACGTGTGGTTCCGTTTCGGCAAGTTCGGTCTTGGCTTCGGCGTGGCCGCAGTGCTCGGCCTCGTGCACGATACCATCATCACGCTCGGCTTCATCTCGGCATTCAGCCTCTCCTTCGACGGCGCCCTCATCGCATCGCTCCTGACAATGATTGGTTACTCCGTGAACGATACCATCGTGAACTTCGACCGTATCCGTGAAAACACGAGCGTCTACGGTTCCGCGAACTTCGGCGAAACCATCAACCGCTCCTTGAACCAGTGCTTCAGCCGTACCATGGTGACCTCCCTCACGACTTTGTTCGTGTGCGTGATCCTCGCCGTGATGGGCGGTTCCTCCATCCGCGACTTCGGCCTCGTGCAGTGCTTCGGTATCCTCATCGGTACCTACTCCTCCGTGTGCATCTGCTCTCCGATTGTTCTGTGGTGGTCCAACCGCTTCAAGAAGGGCGTGTAATACCCGATTGTCATCCTCGCGACCTGTGGTGAGCGTAGTCGAACCAAGGCGAGGATCTAAAAAACCTCGGCACCATGCCGGGGCTTTTTTCTTTATTACAAAACTTGCGGTTTCCGCGAGTTTTTTCTATATTGGCGTGCGTTCGATCAAAGGGGGCGGTATGCTCAAGTATTACAAAATCGAATCGGGCCGCATTGTTGGCGCCCCGAACGAAGATGCGGCTGACATCGTCATCATGGGCTCCCTCAGCCAGGAACAGCGCAGCGTCCTGGTCAAGGAATACGAGATAACCGAGCATACCATCGCCTCCGCATTCGACTCCGACGAGCTTTCCCGTATCGAGTACGACGACGACTTCACGACCATCGTGTTCAAGAAGCCGAAGAACTATTCCGCCGAGGACAACTTTCAGTTCCGCGTGGAATCCTTCGGCATATTCATCTTCAAGGACTGGGTGCTGCTCCTTACCGACAGCGACATCCCCGTGATGGACGAACGCCGCTTCTCGAAAATCGACAGCCTCAACACGTTCGTGCTCCGCGTACTGAGTTTCGCGATATCTCACTTTAACGAACACCTGCGCATTATCAACCGCATCAACGACGATTTGGAACTGCGCCTCAACACCTCGATGGAAAACAAGTACCTGCTCAGCATGTTCAGCCTGAACAAGGGCTTGATTTACTACGTGAGCGCACTCAACAGCAACGACACGCTCCTGAAGAAACTCCAGATGGGCAGGAGCCTCAACTGGACCGAAGCCGAACGTGAGCTGCTCGAAGATATCCAGATTGAGAACGGCCAGAGCCTGCAGCAGGCAAACATCTACGCAAACATCTTGACATCCATGATGGATGCGCGCGCAAGCGTCATCAACAACAACGTGAACCAGCTGATGAAGAACTTGACCATCGTGACGATCTCGATATCGCTCCCGACGTTCTTCGCTAGTTTGTTCGGAATGAACGTGAAGTTGCCCTTCGGCATGAACGGCGACGCGCTCACCGGCTCGGGCATAGCCTTCTGGGGCATCATCGCCGTCTGTATCCTTTCTGTGATTGTGTTCCTCGCCTTCTGGATGCGCAGAAAATAATGTGAAATGTGGAATGTGTAATGTGAAATGAACAATCTCTCATTTCACACTTCACATCAAGCGCGCCTTATCTACAATGTTTCACTAATTGCGCCGCAGGCGCTTAGTTCCCGCGGTCGCTCATGCTCGAAAACATGGCGACAATCTCGTCGGTAAAGTTGTTCTTCGGGAACTTGTCCGCAATCTGCAACGCCTGCTCCAGGTGTTCCTGGGCTTCGGCCTTCGCCTTCTCGAAACTCTTCTTCGCGTTCAGGCATGCAATTATCTCGCCCGCGACATCGTCTGTCGCGACACGCTTGATAAGCGATTCCATCTCGGCACGTTCTTCCGCACTGCAGTCCTCGAAGTAGTACAGCAGCGGGAGCGTTATGAGCCCGTTGGAGAGGTCGGTGAACTTCGCCTTGTCCAGGTTCTTCGAGCCGAACCCGTAATCGAGCAGGTCGTCGATAATCTGGAACGCAAGCCCGAAGTGCGCGCCCATCCTGGCACAGTCATCCACGAGCGGCTTGTCGAAACCCGCCATGATGCCGCCGATGCGTGCCGCAGCCTCGATGAGCGCGGCAGTCTTGCGGTCAATAATCTCGTTGTACATCCCGCGCGAAAGCGTCATCTCGCCACAGTGGTCGAGTTCCATGATTTCGCCCACGATAAGCTTGTCGGCAGCATCGGAGATGATTACCGGAATGTTCCTCGCCTCTTCGTCAATCACGCAGCGCATGGACTGCGAAAGCACGTAGTCGCCCAC includes:
- a CDS encoding magnesium transporter CorA family protein, encoding MLKYYKIESGRIVGAPNEDAADIVIMGSLSQEQRSVLVKEYEITEHTIASAFDSDELSRIEYDDDFTTIVFKKPKNYSAEDNFQFRVESFGIFIFKDWVLLLTDSDIPVMDERRFSKIDSLNTFVLRVLSFAISHFNEHLRIINRINDDLELRLNTSMENKYLLSMFSLNKGLIYYVSALNSNDTLLKKLQMGRSLNWTEAERELLEDIQIENGQSLQQANIYANILTSMMDARASVINNNVNQLMKNLTIVTISISLPTFFASLFGMNVKLPFGMNGDALTGSGIAFWGIIAVCILSVIVFLAFWMRRK
- a CDS encoding polyprenyl synthetase family protein, encoding MSPSKADFQVVLGQARELVKDQLAMTEQVIMQVAENAPAGISDRLVSLFGRKGKRIRSTLLCLIANCGANAPDKARVAHACASVELLHLASLVHDDIIDGTELRRGQITAHKEWGTQIAVLVGDYVLSQSMRCVIDEEARNIPVIISDAADKLIVGEIMELDHCGEMTLSRGMYNEIIDRKTAALIEAAARIGGIMAGFDKPLVDDCARMGAHFGLAFQIIDDLLDYGFGSKNLDKAKFTDLSNGLITLPLLYYFEDCSAEERAEMESLIKRVATDDVAGEIIACLNAKKSFEKAKAEAQEHLEQALQIADKFPKNNFTDEIVAMFSSMSDRGN